The following are from one region of the Juglans regia cultivar Chandler chromosome 10, Walnut 2.0, whole genome shotgun sequence genome:
- the LOC109007615 gene encoding ras-related protein Rab11D-like has product MASAYGDASQKIDYVFKMVLIGDSAVGKSQILARFARNEFSLESKATIGVEFQTRTLVIQHKSVKAQIWDTAGQERYRAVTSAYYRGAVGAMLVYDITKRQTFDHIPRWLEELRSHADKNIVIILIGNKSDLEHQRAVPTEDAKEFAQNEGLFFLETSALEATNVESAFLTVLTEIFNIVNKKSLVADENRSNGNPTSLAGKKIIIPGPAQEIPTKSSTCCRLL; this is encoded by the exons ATGGCGAGTGCGTATGGCGATGCGAGCCAGAAGATAGACTATGTGTTCAAGATGGTGCTGATAGGGGACTCGGCGGTGGGGAAGTCTCAAATTCTGGCCCGGTTCGCTCGCAACGAGTTTAGCCTCGAGTCCAAGGCCACCATCGGGGTCGAGTTCCAGACTCGCACCCTCGTTATCCAGCACAAGAGCGTCAAGGCCCAGATCTGGGACACCGCCGGCCAAGAACG CTACAGAGCGGTTACAAGTGCATACTACAGGGGAGCTGTTGGAGCAATGCTGGTTTACGACATAACCAAACGCCAGACATTTGATCACATACCTCGTTGGCTGGAAGAGCTGCGTAGCCATGCGGACAAGAACATTGTCATCATTCTGATAGGGAACAAAAGTGATCTTGAGCATCAGCGTGCAGTCCCCACAGAGGATGCCAAAGAATTTGCTCAAAATGAAGGTCTGTTTTTCTTGGAGACCTCAGCGCTGGAAGCAACCAATGTTGAATCTGCCTTCTTAACTGTGTTGACCGAGATCTTCAACATTGTGAACAAGAAAAGCCTAGTTGCAGATGAAAACCGAAGTAATGGGAACCCTACATCCCTTGCTGGCAAGAAGATCATTATCCCTGGTCCTGCACAAGAGATCCCAACTAAGAGCAGTACGTGCTGTAGATTATTGTGA